In the Silene latifolia isolate original U9 population chromosome 1, ASM4854445v1, whole genome shotgun sequence genome, aaataaaattttatttgatacaacagcttaattaatgtttaaaatattagagaaatatctaggtggtacttaaattttatgtcgagaacattggaataagaatactaaagaaaaccatcATGTAAGattatgaatataatcgtgtttcaaacttaattttaaagtaaattcaaaagtatggctattcgatggatatccgcatccgaaccgattattttggatacccgaacattggatatccgaaacatttggtttggatattggatatctaacttcaagatttttaatatggatatccgatccgaactagcactttggatcaaatacccgatccgtactctgccctagttgttgtttgttgatgttaACACGAGCAGGGAATAGAATAGATCAGTTTGTTTACTAAAAAGATAAGATCCACGCATGGTGATATCGATTCGTAATCCTTATTTAGGTCTTCGTTTTACCTTACCGAATGTACTAAAATTTTCCCCAATTGAGTAGTACTCAGTTACTCACTTACCACTATTTCGCTATTTTCATCTCacagaaaaaaacaaaaaaaaccaccCACCATTAATTTAATAGTAGTCATCCTCATCTTTCAGTAAGGTAAAAAATGACGCCAACAACTATTGTCttcttatgtaatttaattttttaCTCCCCCCCACAACTATTGTCTTCTTATGCATGGTTTGAGTTTTGCATTGATGAAATATTTTGTTAGCATTAATATTTTCTGATTTTGTAACTGCAAAAAAAGTATCCTTTTCTGGTTTTGCCTAATTACATATGTCCTCCCTTGCATGCTTTTTTGTCAACTTTAGTATAAGTAACCGCAAACAGTACCTCTGCAAGTAAGAAAATGTAAACACCGCGTGCGGCGCACGCGCATTTCCGACTAGTAAGTAAAAATTGTGAGAGAGACGAAAGACAAAGAAAGATGTTTGCACAACATTAACGCCGAGTAATTATCTCATCCCCCACCAATTTCAAATTAATTTTGGTACATAGTACTGATACAGACAACAGTTGCGAAAACATTCGATTGCTCCCCAGTTTTTCTGAAATTTAAATGCCCTCTTCTTGTTCACCTTCTTCATCACCACCATCTTCTTCATCGTCAACTCTAACTCCTCGTCGCAAACTAACCACTACACTCCTCCTCATTTTCTCTCTCCTTTCTCGccttttcaaaaccctaattttctctaTCTTCACCTCTTTCATGGACGACTTCTTCGACTTCGGCTCTTCCTCCTCTTCTGCCGCCGCCGATGATGCCGACGATTTCCTCCTCCGCAGCGCTCGACGCCGTCGACTCGCCGGATCTTCGCCGCCTTCCGTTCTCTCTCTCCGTCATGACCGCCTCTTCTTCGTCCCTCTCAAGTCtgtgtctctttctctcttctatTGATGTGCAATTGCGATTATTGTTGAATTTTGAATGACGTGGAAATGTGCAGGTGGTGGGAAGATGCGAAAGTTAGTGAGTATAAGTCGAGAGAAGGTGTGCTCTATACGGCGTCGTCGAGTGATGATGATCTCGCCGAAGCAGAAGTTTCTACGAGTAATGATATTGTTCTTCGGCTAAAGAAACAATGCGGCGGCAGCTGTGTCTACGACAATGACGATGATGAAAAAGGGGGAAATGATGTAGAAGAGGATGATCAGGGAGAATTGTTTAGTGGACGAGAGTTTGCGTTGATTTCTGAGAGCATGTGGTTTAAAGCGCTCAAATGGTGAGACTAATTGTTTGAATTGCATTTTGTTACATGTATATTATAGACGAACTAGGGTGAAGTTGTGAGGTGaatttgttgttgctgttgttgttacAGGCACAGTCATAATTTCTGTTCAAGACCGAGTAAGGATAAAGGAGTTACTTTGCATGCTGAAGATTATAGTGATCGGGAGGTTTTTCCTTTACAAGTTCGACTTTCGGTTTTGCGTGAAACTCTATCATTGCTGGTGAAGATTTCTCCTATGGTAATCCCTTGGACACTTCCCTCATGTTTTTTTCAATGCCAGAGGCCATGTTTGTTATTATTTTCAATTACTTTACTTGGTATGTGCTAGACTGCTAGTCCATTGTATGTTGCATGGCCACTTGAATGCATGCGTACCTAATCTAAGTTTGACGATAGAGTTGTCAATAGTTGCCCATTGTTCGAGTTTGCTAGTTTTTTGGTTAGCACTAGGGGCATAAGCTTTTGATTGTCCGGAAAAAAGTGTTTGAGAACATAGCTTATTGAAACAGTAGCACCTAGCAGGTAGTTTATCTTTAGGCATTTGATGTGGTAACTGGTAAATGTGAATGCGTATAGGAGAAACGTACGCTTTTGAACCTGTATtttaattttcatattttattaatTGAGTTTGAAGCTATTACGGGAAATGACTAGGCTCCTCTTTTTTGGTGGAACTTCTCTAGGGAGGAAAAAGAGAGAATTCATTCCATCCTTTGTCTTGCATAGGGCACACCAGTTGGTCGCATATGCAATATTATGTTCTTGGTTGTAAAAAGCGCGGATACCAATTTTTATAATTGAGTAATGAAAAGTAGAGAGAAATGGGGGAAAGTTTACACAAACAACAATACTTTTAAGTACTGAGAAGAGAAAGTAGGAAGATTATTTTGGGATgactaaaaaaaaaagtaacaagaTTATTTTGGATGGAGGGAGTGATGTTTTAGTCGATTTATCTACTAATTGAAATGCTTGATGAATGGTAGAATTTAAAGAACATATATGGCCCTAATCTATGATTGTACTTTTGTATGTGTCATTCTAACGTATATGGCTCTAATCTAGGGAATATATGCAATTAAACATCATTTCACACGTAAACATATCTTTCAACTAATCTAATAGCTAAGTTGCTGATTATGAAACACCTTCAAAAAATTATGCTGACGATAATTTGATAGTCAATCTATCGCACAAAATCTCTCCTATTACTAATTTGTTGAATGCCAAACTGGGCCATTTTTTCAGTGTCTAGAAGTTGTTTGGCTGCACTGCTATTGGACTTATTAACTCTTGGCTATGTTTTGTTTACATGTGGCCTGATAAATCTCGAAGCCTATTTTCTCCACCGTAATGCAACAGAATAAACTTAGATAAGGTATTCATTATGTGTCACTTGATAGAGAACCTCAAATTTTCCATGTTTATCCCCCCAATCAGCACAGATATTGTAATATGATCACCTTATTGAATTTTTGTAGACTTCGATAGCTCAAAAGAACATTTCCAACAGAGCTAATAACTTTCTTTCATTTGGCTTTTGCGTTAGAATGTTCTCGTTCTAGACTCTTCATAGTCCGAAGCTGTAGCTCAGACTTGACAATTTGGCAAATAATTATGGGAAGTCATTGTTTAAGTAATGTGTCTGATTGAGTGCTTAACCATTATGCCAACTTTTGTGTAGGCTTGTATTTCTAAATTTTGTAGTTTTCATCATCTGTTTTAGCAGAAAGAACAGTATTTTTATACTTCTTCCTTTCCATTTAGTTGTATACGTTTCTCAAAATACGCAAGGGGATTGTGAAAAACGTATACAATCAAATGAAGTATGGTATTTTGTGGATCACTACTCGCAACATCACATGTGTGCATACCGTGTTTTGTTTTGCTTAATGCATAGAATTCATAGAAGTATATACAAGTACAATATGTCCATTACCCGCTTATTACTTGATGTGTGCCTGACTCATATGCATGTTTTCAGGATAATTCTCTTCGATGTTATGAAAGAGCCTGTCAAATATTTGATACAGAATGTGGCCCGGTATGTTTTTCCTTGTCTgtatttccttttcttttttcattaaaCTGTTAGCTCAATGATTCTCTAACTGTACTATATGGTGTAGGTTCATATTTGGGATTTCTCTGGGCAGATGACCCAGTTTTTTGAGGGTTTTGGCCCTATGTTACCAAATGGTGGTCTAGACCACGCTGTTGAAGAGGTAATTTTTTGTTGCACTGACTCATCTTCCAGTGTTACTAACTAGCTTGCCTCTTTAAGTTGTCTGCACTCTAAAGTCCTAATAGAGGATATGTTGTGTTATTTTGCTGCTCCCTGTTTTTCTTGTGTTAGCTATCAGAGAAATAAAGAGAGCAACCTACTTGTAACTATGGAGATGTTGTTTTCAATTGAACCTTAGTTTATAGCGTGTTAGAAAATAAGGTCTTGTCGCCGCAGTTATCAGGATCATTTGCTTCTTCAGCTATATCTtctttttatttatatatttattattattattgttattttaataAATTTCTGGAAGAGGTATTGATCTATCTATTAAGCCTTGTGCTCGTTCTTAGGTTCTACTGGAATTACAAGTTTATGGATTCCGTTATTTCTGCGAAGGCAAGCAAGTGAGGAAAGCTGAGAGTGCAGAACAGGAAGGGTCCAGAAGTGAAGTGCCTTACAGCAGCTTTTCAACTAAATTGAATGGAATTGCTTCGAATGACGTTCCTTCTCCATTAGGTAGTTTGCATTCATGTGATAAAGGATATGGAGAAACAGGTATTCTTGGCTTGACTGGACTTGTAAATCTTGGAAACACCTGCTTCATGAACAGTGCCATTCAGTGCTTGGCTCACACTCCGGAGATTGTCGATTATTTTCTTGGGGATTACAAGAAggaaataaattatgaaaatccTTTGGGCATGAATGTGAGTGATTCTACACTTGCTCTCCTAATTAATGCTTATGCATCGTTTTGACTTTTGAAACTGGTCGCCTCATGTGGAGCAAACCTTTTGGGTAATATTAATATATTTTCATCTCATGCTATTTGTAACTCACTGTGGCTAGGGTGAACTTGCTTTGGCATTTGGAGACTTGTTAAGGAAATTGTGGGTTCCTGGTGGAATGCCTGTTGCTCCAAAATTATTCAAGTATACTCTTGAGAACTTCGCTCCGCAGTTCAGTGGTTATAACCAACATGATTCCCAGGTAACTGTCTTTTGGAACTAGTGGGTTCACATATCTCTCTGATTTTCACTGGCTGTTTTCTAGAAGTGAGCCcattataatcattgtgttttaaGTTATAAATTGACTTAATCCTAATTTTGCTTATCAAATGAGGGTAGTATTCAACCTAGGAGTGTGCAAGAAAAGCTGAACCGTGATAACTGAACGGAATTCCGTGCGTTTTTAGATTTGGTTAAGCAAGCCATTTTGACAAAGAGGACCGGTGTTCCAAGCTATTATCTTTGACATGGAAACAGTTTAGTTCCGGTTCACAATTCTAAAAATGGGTTATCCGACCAAACCATTTTTGAAAAAAATCTAGGAAAAAAGCCTTCTCTTTTGTTTCAATATTCTAGTGTATCCAAATTCCAAACTCAAACCTCTTAAATCCATTGATACCGAAGTTTATTTAATGAAGAATTGCTTTGAGTATTTGTAAATGATGAAAATTTGATGAAATCACTAGAAAAAATAAACGGAAACTAAATGTACTACCCATATGGCACATTTAATGACTAACCGAACTATTTATAACTGTTTGAAACAGTTCGATGTAGGCTCGGTATTTGGCCGTATAAACTGCGTCCAAACCGAATCGAGAAATAAAGAATCAAGATGAACAAACTAGggaaaaattcaaaattgtacTAAGATATTTTGAGAATGACAAGTAGCCTTTTATCGcttttccttcttcttcttccttccgTCTGTTGGTTTGTGATGGTACTTGAGTCTTATGAAGAAGAGGGTTAGTCTCATACTCTCATATAGCTATTTTAGTGCGTTCTATTGTCAGCTCTCTAAAACTGGAAACTTGACAGGGGTCCATCCCAGATCAATAGATAATCAAGAGTTGGGCCTAGATAATGATGTTAGTGACGCATGGTTCTCTTGTCTTTGCTTGTGAAGTGTTTTTCAGTTTTTGAGAGCAGAAGGGAGTGATTGTCAACAGTTAAGAACAGTTGTTGGGACGTGTGAGGATGTTCGCAAACTATATATGAGATCGTGTATCAATTATAATGTGACGGCGTACTTTTGCTTTGGGCTGGCAGTTGCCAGTTGGCTGCTTAAATTGGTGACATTTTTCTTTGTTATTTTTCATGTGCTCTGATTAGTTGGGGGTTGAATGAAGATGGGTTATTGTTGACTGGTAAGTGGTAGTATAGTCTCTTCTTTGGTTGCCTGCTTGTAGTGTTCATAGCTTGAGCTCTGGATCTCTGAAGCTCAGTGCGAAGTTTGATATGGAAATTTAACCCCTCCTAAATGGAGGGTCATGCTTTAAGGACAATCTTTCATCTACCTTTTATAGAAGCCATGACAAGTATATTTTCGCTGGCTTGTTGAGTATGTTACTACTGATCCTATTTTGGGTGTGTAGTTTCTCATCCGTCATTGTCTTCTTTTTGCAGGAACTGTTGTCTTTTCTATTGGATGGGCTTCATGAAGACTTGAATCGAGTGAAACATAAACCATATATTGAAGCTATAGATGCAGTGGGCCGCCCAGATGAGATGGTTGCTGATGAATATTGGCGGAATCATCTAGCACGTAACAATTCCATAATTGTTGACATGTGCCATGTGAGTCTTTTACCATTCATTATCCATCTGCTGTATCATTTAGAACTTTATAGTTGCGTAATTGGAATTCAAAAGGTGTAAGATTGATTTAGCCTTGTTATCTTGTAAAACAAAGTTTGTGGCTAACCATATACCTGACTTGTGAGTTGTGACGTGTTAATATTTTGAGATTAGGCAGTGTGTCAGGGTCCTTTCTGTTTTTTAGTCTGATCGTGATGCGTACTCTTCCTTTAGTGAGCTTAATTGAATTGGGGACAAGCGCCAATAAGATATCATAGATTCATCCTAGTCAAATCGGTCTACGTGCTCAAAGTCTTGGAATCTCTAGTCTGTGGCAGGAGTATCGATACACACATTGATGCAGCTAATATAACTTGCAACCATACACTCCTTACCTGTATAATATGTAGAATAAGTATCTTAAATTTTTGACTGATTTTGAGTTGGCACTATCTCGTTGTAGGAGGCTCAGGATTTGTACTCCGAAATACTCCCTCCTACCCATTCCAAACTACCCATTTGACTTTTCACGGTCTACGAGACGACACTTTGACCTCGGTTTtcttcatttatatattattatttctttgtgttgaagttatagtttTACGAAACCTCTTTTTATAATGAAGGTAAATATGTCAATGTTCTatttaaatttttaaaatttgaaaataatTATAATCGAGGTCAATATTTATCAAGTTTGACTTTGAGAAGTGGATGGGTAGTTTGGAATAGATAGAAGGGGGTATAACATATACTTTTCTCTTTGATATGAACTGTATGGAACCCTGTTTTCTGATATCTTCCCCCAAGAAAATACAGCCCTTTGATATGGGTGTTCTGTGTAGGCTTCATTTGACCTGACAAACAAGCCGGGTCATGTTGTGTTCGTGTACGTGTCAACTATATTATGTTTTGTTTGTCTTCGGGTTTTGACAATTTGCACTATGATATGGTGTTGTATTACATAATCACGAAATGCCACTTCACCAACTCCTCAAGAATTATTCCTTGCAACCAGTGATTGAGACCATTAACACATGCATGTTGCCCCACCCCCTTTCCATCCCTGTACGTTGTTCAGGGTGCGTGGTTGATGACTTGATGATTTTGATGACTTCTGGCCTCCGTAGTCTGGCTTCATTTTAACAATGTTCTTCTGTATTAAAACGCCTGAATAGTAGGTCCTGAAGTGTCTTCTTGTTTTTAGGGTCAATACCGATCAACGCTGGTTTGTCCAATTTGCAAAAGGGTATCTGTCACATTTGATCCGTTTATGTACCTTTCTCTTCCTTTGCCTTCAACAACTATGAGGACCATGACTGTAACTATTATCAGCACTGATGGAAGCAGTTTACCATCATCAGTTACTGTTACTGTACCTAAGTGTGGAAGGTGCGAGGATCTTGTTCACGCCTTAGGTACATCTTGTTCTTTGAGGGATGATGAAACTCTCTTGGTGGCTGAGGTATGTTGTCATAATTTTCAGTGTCTCCCGTTGGAAAATGCTGTACTTTGTATAGTGCTGTGAAGTAATTTTCTGTTTGTATAGTCAAGTTTAAATGTTTACCGATGAATAAAAACAATGATGAAGCCATGCTACCTATCTAGTTGAATTTTAACGAAGAATAACTCCCGCCCTATCTCTCTAAACTTCTACCACCAGTAACCCTGTAGAATTTTTAGCAACCATGCATTTTGGCAAATCAGGAGTTTTTCTTTTAGCTTCCGTTGTTTTAAAAAATATCATCCAAACGCAAACATTGTTTACAGGATAGGTAGCATTCCACAAACTTGAACTCGTTCGTTGAACCAAATGGAACTATAAACCATGCAACCCGGATCATGCACATGATTTATGAGTGTGGCTACAGTTAAATCAGTTAACGTTGCAGCCGACGGCCATCTTAAGGTGCTTGATGagaggtggtggtggttggtggtggtgcgTGTTAGTGGTAGAAGGAGAAATGGGGGTGAGGGTTGCTAATTGGTTATTCCCTTTCCTTGGCTAACCAAGCAATGAGGAAGATTAGGggtaatttctttccttttccTTCCTATCCCTTTCCTCATTTCATTCCCTTCCCCCACTTAAGTTTAATGAGCCACATCTTTGAATAAGTATCCTGGTTTCCCTTTTGGCTGTTCCACTTTGGTGGAGGAGATCTTCATAGCTGTGCTTAATTTAAAAACGATGTTCATCCATGGATGGAGGGAGTAGCTTTTTGAGGCTCTTGTACTTATGAAATGAATCACTCTCACTTTTGACAAAGATGTGATATTTTCTGTTGTAACTTTAGAGAGAGAGAAAACATTGAGAAAATTAATGTGTGTGAAGAGACTTAAGTAGGAAACTCATTGGCATTTTGAAGCACAGGAAGTATGTTGTGAATGGTGGTTGGGTGAAAGTGTTTCATTTGTTCTTCTTATGCAGGTGTATAATCACCTCATCCTTCGCTTCTTGGAAGATCCTTTTGATTCCCTGGCATTAATACGGGATGGCGATTGTCTTGTTGCTTACCGTTTACCGAAAGAACGTGAGAGTTGCCAACTGGTGGTTTTCATTAATGAGCGGAGTGAAAGGTATTTTTCTTGTGTAGCCTTTTCAATTGTATCCTGTTCACCATCCCTATTGGTACTTTGTTGACCTGCAAGTTTAACCCATACATCATCAATTACTCTAATAGTAACTCATGTGAACGTGACTATTCTTCTCATTATTATTTTTAGCTAAAGATTGCCTCCAAGTGAGTTGATGCAATCTTGGGTACTGGTAGACCGTTGGTTGTTCTGAAAGACTATATTACTCTGATTCAACAGTTGATGTCGGATTCAACAAGGAGTGGAAGTACCGCAAACAAATATTTTATGAAAAAGTTTCATGCTTCTGGCCTACAATAAAATGTAGAAGTGTCATGTCGTGCTGGGATGACGGAGTGTCATGTCAGACTGATGTGTGATTTTCACCTACTTCACTGACGCCTGATTTTTTGAATTTAATTCATAAGGTGTCTGGAATATGGAATTGATGCTAGATTGGACAAACTTATGGCACTTCACACAAAGCTGGATAGTATTAGAAAACATTGTAGATATGGCCGGAGTGTAACCTAACTCTTGTTTCACTGTTCCTTGTTTTTATTTCCTTGTGCTTTCTGGGCAAAGCAGAGGGTTACTCTACTTTGTGCTAGTAGTAGTCTTCTACCGAGTACATGAAAATTACGAACTAGTGGGTTAATTTGGGTCAGCATGTTTTGTGCCTTCATGCCAATTTTGCTTCAGATGTGTTCAAATGTGTGCATTAGCCATGTGAATCTGCCCTCAATCGTTTGTCCAAAATATGATTTAAGGCTGGGACGTATTTTGCTATATTTGTCTTTTACCTTACACATGAGTTATTCATAAGATACTGGAAGTTGCAATATGCGATTTGATAACCCTCATTTTTCTGTCGGTTTCCTTCCAAAAATGATTTGTTAAATAATTGAACAAGTGATCCTTTGAACAATTTTTTTGTCAATAATGTTATgttattattcattagtattCACCAGTGTACTTTTGTTATTTCAGTTACGTAAGCTATGGGAAGGAAAGGTCATGCGGGAAGTTTGGAATTCCCTTTGTGGCAAGGGTCTCTAATCTTGCGAATGGGTACCAAATTCGTGATGAATACATGAAATTGTTTCGCCCTTTTCTGAATATGGATGTAGATGATTATGACGATGTTGAAAGTTCAGATACTAATCCAGCTAAGATGGAGGCTAGTATGTTAAGTTCAGATGATTCTTTGAGTTCTGACGAGGAAGCAAGAGCTGACTTGCATATATGCTCTAATTTCCAATTTCACTTCACTGACGAGCGAGGTATAATGAGGGGTCACAGGATAAAGCTGAGTAAACCGCTAAATTTCACTGGTGACACTGAAAAACTAAATGTTCTTGTAAGTTGGCCAGAAAATATGGTGGGGCGGTATGATACTTCTCATCTCAGCCTGTTGCCGGAAGTTTTTAGACGAAACTTTTCTACTTTCAAGATGCAGGAGTCAGTGTCGTTATACAAATGCCTGGAAGGTTTCTTGAAGGAGGAGCCATTGGGCCCCGAAGATATGTGGTTAGTATACAATACTGCCAACTGTTAAATTTTACATGCTTCTGATAACGATATATGTATATAGTCCTTGGTCATAAAAATATTTGTTTTAATAGACGTGATCTTATACCCTCCTTCCCAGTCTGGTAAGCTGTAAACTGAGTCTTTCAACTACTAGTTGgtatgatattatcatgaggatgaaTCAAGTTAGTGCAAGTAAGTCGTTTTGTCTTCGAGATGAGTTTTTAAATATGAGAAGCTGATAGTTGTTTGGAAGTAATCAAATTCCTGTCTGACATATAATCCCAatgagcacccatgtcatgttctGTCTAATAACTCAAAGCTGTTATATATTAAGACATAATTAGCTTATAGCTGAACTTACTAATATGAAATGGCCAGTGATGCTAGATAAAACTGAAAGTAGTGTGCAGACTTCTTGAAGTTGAGGTGCATTAGATAACAAGAGCAACCTGGCCATTGTGATTTTTGGATGTACATTAGTCCAGAGTAGCTTATTCGTTAACTGTATACTGTTAAGTTTTTAAAGCAGCAAAATGACTTTAATATGAGTTCTAAACAATCTATCCGAGAGGTACTGCAGTGGGAAAATACGGATTCAGTTTTTGATGCGGGTGTAATTAGAGAATCTTGATGTTAGAAGAACCTTGTATGTAGGGATTCAGAACCTCTCGCCTAGTGTGATTTTCTTACTTGTCCCTCATCTACATTGTCTTTTATGGTGCTAGTCTGATGTTATCATTCTTTTTGTTTTGCTTTTCCTTTTCTACTTTTTTATGGCATAATGCAGACATTGTGCTCAGTATTCCTGGTTCTTGATTTTACCTTTTTCTTAATCCTTGGTTACTTGTTTGAGATCCATATAATTGTATACTCCTTCCATTTATTGAACTAGTCCCATTGGTGCACGTGTTCCCTCACAAAAGTGGGCCAATTTTGCTAACTCAATAAACCGGAGGTTCCTTAAAAGCTGAGGATTGTAGGCTAAGTATATTATACTCATGTGAATATGTGATACCATCGAGTTACGCTTTTCAGGATATATGGTGTTAGAAGCTCCTATTGTGCGGTTTACCCACATGTGAGTGTCTCACATTAAATTTAACACATGGTAGGTAGCCATGACATATTTGTAACAGCAGCAATTTTACTTTCCTTAAAAATATGAGGGACATTGGACGTGTAATGTTTGGCTTCTTATTTGATTGTGAGCTATAGATTCTTGCTGAGTTTGGCCTGTtggttgtattttttttttatttttttatttttcacaaaaactccggagagacggtctctcaatagcgttattgagagacctctcacatgatggagTGAGGGACCCACTGAATATTTTTTTCCCCTATtatatctcccactaaattagtgggagacggtctctcataaGAGACTGTTTTTTTGTTGTGCTTGATGATATATCTAAGTTGTAAGCATCCTGTTCAAGGTATTGTCCGTCCTGCAAACAGCACCAGCAGGCAAGCAAGAAATTAGATCTTTGGAGATTGCCTGAGATCTTGGTGGTTCACCTGAAGAGATTCTCCTACAGCCGGTTTCTTAAAAACAAGCTTGAGACATTTGTTGATTTCCCAATTGACAAACTTGATTTGGCGGGCTT is a window encoding:
- the LOC141606453 gene encoding ubiquitin carboxyl-terminal hydrolase 8-like gives rise to the protein MPSSCSPSSSPPSSSSSTLTPRRKLTTTLLLIFSLLSRLFKTLIFSIFTSFMDDFFDFGSSSSSAAADDADDFLLRSARRRRLAGSSPPSVLSLRHDRLFFVPLKWWEDAKVSEYKSREGVLYTASSSDDDLAEAEVSTSNDIVLRLKKQCGGSCVYDNDDDEKGGNDVEEDDQGELFSGREFALISESMWFKALKWHSHNFCSRPSKDKGVTLHAEDYSDREVFPLQVRLSVLRETLSLLVKISPMDNSLRCYERACQIFDTECGPVHIWDFSGQMTQFFEGFGPMLPNGGLDHAVEEVLLELQVYGFRYFCEGKQVRKAESAEQEGSRSEVPYSSFSTKLNGIASNDVPSPLGSLHSCDKGYGETGILGLTGLVNLGNTCFMNSAIQCLAHTPEIVDYFLGDYKKEINYENPLGMNGELALAFGDLLRKLWVPGGMPVAPKLFKYTLENFAPQFSGYNQHDSQELLSFLLDGLHEDLNRVKHKPYIEAIDAVGRPDEMVADEYWRNHLARNNSIIVDMCHGQYRSTLVCPICKRVSVTFDPFMYLSLPLPSTTMRTMTVTIISTDGSSLPSSVTVTVPKCGRCEDLVHALGTSCSLRDDETLLVAEVYNHLILRFLEDPFDSLALIRDGDCLVAYRLPKERESCQLVVFINERSESYVSYGKERSCGKFGIPFVARVSNLANGYQIRDEYMKLFRPFLNMDVDDYDDVESSDTNPAKMEASMLSSDDSLSSDEEARADLHICSNFQFHFTDERGIMRGHRIKLSKPLNFTGDTEKLNVLVSWPENMVGRYDTSHLSLLPEVFRRNFSTFKMQESVSLYKCLEGFLKEEPLGPEDMWYCPSCKQHQQASKKLDLWRLPEILVVHLKRFSYSRFLKNKLETFVDFPIDKLDLAGFLAHKNSQHLDCYRLFAVSNHYGSLGGGHYTALAYHGSRWYEFNDSLVEPIKVEDVKSSAAYVLFYRRISDTHSDTNCQI